The following coding sequences are from one Salvia hispanica cultivar TCC Black 2014 chromosome 3, UniMelb_Shisp_WGS_1.0, whole genome shotgun sequence window:
- the LOC125213355 gene encoding glutathione S-transferase PARB-like — translation MATIKVHGNFFSTATLRVLASLNEKSLDYEFVPVDLRSGEHKKDPFLSLNPFGQIPAFQDGYLNLFESRAVTRYIAHSYAGDGIPLVSSDAKKAAVEDVWAEVEAQRYEPPAAKLTWELGIKPVLGMATDDDVVKAQEAELAKVLDVYEARLAHSKYLGGDAFSLADLHHLPTLKYLMASPVKAVFEARPHVAAWVADIMARPSWQKVLAC, via the exons atggcGACGATCAAAGTCCACGGCAACTTCTTCTCAACTGCAACATTGAGAGTTCTTGCTTCCCTTAACGAGAAATCGCTGGACTATGAGTTTGTCCCTGTCGACTTGCGCTCTGGAGAGCACAAGAAGGATCCCTTTCTTTCTCTCAAT CCGTTCGGTCAAATCCCGGCCTTTCAAGATGGATACCTCAACCTATTCG AATCGAGGGCCGTCACTCGGTACATCGCACATTCATACGCTGGAGACGGCATTCCATTAGTATCCTCGGACGCAAAGAAGGCAGCGGTGGAGGACGTTTGGGCGGAGGTGGAGGCTCAGAGGTACGAGCCTCCAGCGGCGAAGCTGACGTGGGAGCTGGGAATCAAGCCCGTGTTGGGAATGGCAACAGATGATGATGTTGTCAAGGCCCAAGAGGCCGAGCTGGCTAAGGTTCTTGACGTGTACGAGGCCCGCCTCGCCCACTCCAAATACTTGGGCGGCGACGCCTTCTCTCTGGCTGACCTCCACCACCTCCCCACCTTGAAATATCTTATGGCCTCGCCGGTTAAGGCGGTTTTCGAGGCCCGCCCTCACGTGGCTGCTTGGGTGGCGGATATCATGGCTAGGCCATCCTGGCAGAAGGTTTTGGCTTGCTAG